A section of the Enterobacter sp. C2 genome encodes:
- the proP gene encoding glycine betaine/L-proline transporter ProP, whose amino-acid sequence MSNGTTLNQHQNNASTSNELTVDDITVIDSGLLKKAVGAAALGNTMEWFDFGVYSYLAVIIGQVFFPGASSTAQLIASFGTFAAAFLVRPIGGMVFGPLGDRFGRQKILALTMIMMSIGTFSIGLIPDYDSIGIAAPILLLVARLVQGFSTGGEYGGAATFIAEYSTDKRRGFMGSFLEFGTLGGYLLGASLVTIMIAVLPTEAMHSWGWRIPFFLAAPLGLFGLYIRLKLEETPAFKDHMDKQEALEHSKPQLSLIQMLNKHRKQILKCIGLVLVFNVSNYMLTSYMPSYLTSVLGMSELTGLLLVMVIMFVMMPLTLAWGYWTDRIGRRPVIALGAAGLILLAIPSFMLIGSGNMLAVFGGLVILGVLHTCFSGTMPATLPALFVTDIRYSALAIGFNLSVSLFGGTTPLVTAWLVDTTHNVMMPAYYMMGAGIIGLITVLTLRETAQKPLSGSSPAVATHAEAHRLIDKLRKQKRSKHLQAQVASE is encoded by the coding sequence ATGAGCAACGGAACGACGTTAAACCAGCACCAGAATAACGCTTCAACGAGCAACGAATTAACCGTAGACGATATCACCGTTATCGATAGCGGCCTGCTTAAAAAGGCCGTCGGCGCAGCCGCGCTCGGTAACACAATGGAGTGGTTCGACTTCGGGGTCTACAGCTATCTGGCCGTGATCATCGGCCAGGTCTTCTTCCCGGGTGCCAGCAGTACCGCGCAGCTGATCGCCTCTTTCGGCACCTTCGCCGCCGCCTTCCTGGTACGCCCTATCGGTGGGATGGTCTTCGGCCCGCTCGGGGATCGCTTTGGTCGCCAGAAGATCCTGGCCTTAACGATGATCATGATGTCGATCGGTACGTTCAGCATTGGCCTGATCCCCGACTATGACAGCATTGGCATCGCCGCACCGATCCTGCTGCTGGTGGCGCGTCTGGTGCAGGGCTTCTCCACCGGGGGCGAATATGGTGGTGCAGCAACCTTTATCGCAGAGTACTCCACCGACAAACGCCGCGGATTTATGGGCAGCTTCCTGGAGTTCGGAACTCTCGGCGGCTATCTGCTGGGTGCCAGCCTCGTGACGATCATGATCGCGGTTCTGCCTACCGAGGCGATGCACTCCTGGGGATGGCGTATTCCGTTCTTCCTCGCCGCGCCGCTGGGGCTGTTTGGGCTCTACATTCGTCTTAAGCTTGAGGAGACACCGGCGTTTAAAGATCACATGGATAAGCAAGAGGCGCTGGAGCACAGCAAACCGCAGCTTAGCCTGATCCAGATGCTGAACAAACATCGCAAGCAGATCCTCAAGTGCATCGGCTTGGTGCTGGTATTCAACGTCTCTAACTACATGCTGACCTCCTACATGCCAAGCTACCTGACCAGCGTGCTGGGCATGAGCGAGCTGACCGGCCTGCTGCTGGTGATGGTGATCATGTTTGTGATGATGCCGTTAACCCTTGCGTGGGGCTACTGGACCGATCGCATCGGCCGTCGTCCGGTCATCGCCCTCGGCGCTGCCGGGCTGATCCTGCTGGCGATCCCGAGCTTTATGCTGATCGGCTCCGGCAATATGCTGGCGGTATTTGGCGGGCTGGTTATTCTTGGCGTGCTGCACACCTGCTTTAGCGGCACCATGCCTGCGACACTTCCGGCCCTGTTCGTTACCGATATCCGCTACAGCGCGCTGGCAATTGGCTTTAACCTCTCGGTCTCGCTGTTCGGCGGCACCACGCCGCTTGTTACCGCCTGGCTGGTGGACACCACCCACAACGTGATGATGCCTGCCTACTACATGATGGGTGCGGGGATTATCGGCCTGATTACGGTCCTGACCCTACGCGAGACGGCCCAGAAGCCGCTTAGCGGCTCATCCCCGGCAGTGGCGACGCATGCTGAGGCGCACCGCCTGATCGATAAGCTACGCAAGCAGAAACGCAGCAAGCACCTGCAGGCGCAGGTAGCGAGCGAGTAA
- a CDS encoding RHS repeat-associated core domain-containing protein yields MFAAARVDDEIGHSAALAGMMAGTVVGGFIAAAGGLAAGALFIAGMGASCLGVGVLLVGVSVAVGWLTGELAMAARDTLAEGGAGSMTQQGLITTGSPNVFINGRPAAVATASLVSCQEDGSQHLAEGSSRVYINGLPAARLGDRTTCGATIITGSPNVLIGGASEQTLPVQAEVAEEIYKASDLTLLFAGLLGGAGGAGGEAGALGSLLSKLPGINKLARIACRAGQLMASVAAVGIIARPVDIVSGQKFLCGDDELDFTLPSRLPVRWQRCWRSGNPGDSVLGRGWSLFWETSLKRYGDGLVWRAPSGDYISFPRVPEGQRVYCQAEKRWLEHHQDDTWSVYDTSGERWHYAPFKPDERALLRRISAPCGNDILFEWNADRTLYSLTDSAGQRVVCRYQGGRLDSAWLDDEICLVSYAYDTEGQLVTVTGRGGSVRRRFCWQDGLMTAHEDANGLLSEYRWQTIAGLPRVVTFRHSGGEQLTLDYDVENGRRRVIRDDGVQAHWLVDDDDNVASYTDFDGRQTAFVYRDGELTDVILPGGAIRRSVWDKYGRLTQETDPEGRTTAYHWYRQTDCLTRIVYPDLTASQATYDPRGRLQYETDPCGHRTTYHYPDDSDPLADSVTDALGGVVQLQWNHQGLLTGRTDCAGSVMRFEYDRFGQLVRSEDAEGHVTRREWNAAGQLSGVIHPDGSQETLIWNRRGQLTGWRDPLESEVRQAYNDLGLPVSFTDRTGHTRRWHYDPRGNLLRLENGNGAEYRFTYDATGHPLSEIRPDETSRLMQWDARGFLTALEERGKSAADGGAGRRWQQFGYDDSGLLTARTTRDAEYRYRRNQNGRLTGLLRTPTADGMAWGVGEDEIQFTYDAAGKLLGEHGVNGELHYVCDALGNLTALTLPGGQRLSWLHYGSGHVSAVRFNQQTISDFTRDRLHRETERSQGVRIQQREYGSCGRRSLQRSALSTDVTLPEQAMLERIYRYTGRGELAGVSDTLRGEIQYGYDAEGRLLKHYEARQGHSTLHLRYDAADNLLPDDNLPALPVTDNRLTHWQHRVMEYDTWGNLVSRRSGTGDQHYVYDAENRLIKAEGTGPEGRFTAQYHYDALGRRTRKTVTTQRGTSETRFLWQGCRLLQEQQKDRCRTYVYDPNEAYSPLARIDHLRNDSQGDICWFSTDLNGAPMDVTDEQGNICWSGQYGSFGEVRYQSDGFSRLLQNGTLYHQPLRYAGQYADNETGLHYNLFRYYDPQVGRFTVQDPIGLAGGLNLYQYAPNPLGWIDPWGWSFLEIIGDAADTTGKKYQGAEIYRVSSKVKIEQVTFKKGDYFYLDNLHKDHYETFSSLNRSKGVFNLDGSYNEKKSIKTEKRKGPGC; encoded by the coding sequence ATGTTTGCAGCCGCACGCGTGGACGATGAGATTGGTCACTCCGCTGCCTTAGCCGGAATGATGGCTGGTACCGTTGTGGGTGGATTTATTGCCGCAGCGGGAGGCCTTGCCGCAGGGGCGCTGTTTATTGCCGGAATGGGCGCGTCCTGCTTGGGCGTGGGCGTGCTGCTTGTCGGGGTCAGCGTTGCTGTGGGCTGGCTTACCGGTGAGCTGGCAATGGCGGCAAGGGACACGCTGGCAGAGGGCGGAGCCGGGAGCATGACGCAGCAGGGTCTCATCACTACCGGCTCGCCCAATGTCTTCATCAACGGCAGACCTGCCGCAGTGGCCACCGCCAGTCTGGTCTCCTGTCAGGAAGACGGCTCTCAGCACCTGGCCGAGGGGTCGTCACGGGTCTACATCAACGGCCTGCCTGCTGCGCGCCTGGGGGACCGGACTACCTGCGGGGCGACCATTATCACCGGCTCGCCCAATGTGCTGATTGGCGGTGCCTCAGAGCAGACCCTGCCCGTGCAGGCTGAAGTTGCGGAAGAGATATACAAAGCGTCAGATCTGACGCTGCTGTTCGCCGGACTGCTAGGGGGAGCCGGTGGTGCTGGAGGGGAAGCCGGTGCGCTGGGCAGCCTGCTGAGTAAGCTGCCGGGTATTAACAAACTGGCGCGCATCGCCTGTCGTGCCGGACAGCTGATGGCCAGTGTCGCCGCGGTGGGCATCATTGCCCGCCCGGTAGATATTGTCAGCGGACAAAAATTTCTCTGTGGTGATGACGAGCTGGATTTCACCCTCCCTTCCCGCCTGCCGGTACGCTGGCAGCGCTGCTGGCGCAGCGGCAACCCCGGCGACAGCGTTTTAGGCCGAGGCTGGAGCCTGTTCTGGGAAACCTCCCTTAAACGCTACGGTGACGGGCTGGTGTGGCGCGCGCCGTCGGGGGATTATATCTCCTTCCCGAGGGTGCCGGAGGGCCAGCGCGTCTACTGTCAGGCCGAAAAGCGCTGGCTGGAACATCATCAGGACGATACCTGGTCGGTGTATGATACCAGCGGCGAGCGCTGGCACTATGCCCCCTTCAAACCGGATGAACGTGCTCTGCTCCGGCGCATTTCAGCGCCCTGCGGCAACGATATTCTGTTCGAGTGGAACGCCGATCGGACGTTATATTCCCTGACCGACAGCGCCGGTCAGCGCGTGGTGTGCCGTTATCAGGGTGGGCGTCTTGACAGCGCCTGGCTGGATGATGAGATCTGCCTGGTCAGTTATGCTTATGACACTGAGGGCCAGCTCGTCACCGTGACGGGCCGGGGCGGTAGCGTGCGCAGACGGTTTTGCTGGCAGGATGGCCTCATGACCGCCCATGAAGATGCCAACGGTCTGCTGAGCGAGTACCGCTGGCAGACCATTGCAGGCCTGCCCCGCGTGGTGACCTTCCGGCACAGCGGCGGCGAACAGCTGACGCTGGATTATGACGTTGAGAACGGCAGACGCCGGGTAATTCGGGACGATGGCGTACAGGCGCACTGGCTGGTTGATGACGATGACAACGTCGCCAGTTATACGGATTTTGACGGACGCCAAACCGCCTTTGTCTACCGCGACGGAGAACTCACTGACGTCATTCTTCCCGGCGGAGCCATTCGCCGCAGCGTATGGGACAAGTACGGACGTCTGACGCAGGAAACTGATCCTGAAGGACGGACCACAGCCTACCACTGGTACCGCCAGACCGACTGCCTGACCCGCATCGTTTATCCTGACCTGACCGCCTCGCAGGCGACATATGATCCGAGGGGGCGGTTGCAGTACGAAACCGATCCCTGTGGACACCGCACCACATACCATTACCCGGATGACAGCGATCCTCTGGCGGACAGCGTCACCGATGCTCTGGGCGGCGTGGTTCAGCTGCAGTGGAACCATCAGGGGCTGCTGACAGGCCGCACCGACTGCGCCGGCAGCGTCATGCGGTTTGAGTACGATCGTTTCGGGCAGCTTGTCCGCAGCGAGGATGCCGAAGGGCATGTAACCCGCCGGGAATGGAACGCGGCCGGGCAGCTCAGCGGCGTTATTCACCCCGACGGCAGCCAGGAAACGCTGATATGGAACAGACGCGGACAGCTCACGGGCTGGCGCGATCCGCTGGAGAGCGAGGTGCGCCAGGCTTATAACGACCTGGGCCTGCCCGTCAGCTTTACCGACCGTACCGGGCATACCCGCCGCTGGCACTACGATCCGCGTGGCAATCTGTTACGGCTGGAGAACGGCAACGGCGCTGAATACCGGTTTACTTATGATGCCACGGGCCACCCGCTGAGCGAGATTCGGCCCGATGAGACGTCACGGCTGATGCAGTGGGACGCGCGGGGTTTTCTCACTGCGCTTGAAGAGCGCGGTAAATCTGCCGCCGACGGCGGGGCTGGTCGTCGATGGCAGCAGTTCGGCTATGACGACAGCGGCCTGCTTACTGCACGGACCACCCGTGATGCCGAATACCGCTACCGACGTAACCAGAACGGGCGACTTACCGGCCTGCTGCGCACGCCAACAGCCGACGGCATGGCCTGGGGTGTCGGTGAGGATGAGATTCAGTTTACCTATGACGCTGCGGGAAAGCTGCTCGGTGAACACGGCGTGAACGGTGAGCTGCACTATGTCTGTGACGCGCTGGGTAACCTGACCGCCCTCACCCTGCCCGGCGGGCAGCGGCTGTCATGGCTGCATTACGGCTCCGGCCACGTCAGCGCCGTCCGCTTTAATCAGCAGACTATCAGCGACTTTACCCGCGACCGCCTGCACCGGGAAACCGAACGCAGCCAGGGTGTACGCATCCAGCAGCGTGAGTATGGCAGCTGCGGCAGACGCAGCCTGCAACGCAGCGCGCTGAGCACAGACGTCACGCTGCCGGAACAGGCGATGCTGGAGCGTATTTATCGCTATACCGGACGCGGCGAGCTGGCAGGCGTCAGCGACACCCTGCGGGGTGAAATACAGTACGGCTACGACGCCGAAGGCCGCCTGCTGAAACATTATGAAGCCCGTCAGGGGCACAGCACCTTACATCTTCGCTATGACGCCGCCGACAACCTGCTGCCGGATGATAACCTGCCTGCCCTGCCGGTCACCGATAACCGCCTGACGCACTGGCAGCACCGGGTAATGGAATATGATACCTGGGGTAATCTTGTCAGCCGCCGCAGCGGCACGGGCGATCAGCATTATGTCTATGATGCGGAAAACCGACTGATAAAGGCAGAAGGCACCGGCCCGGAAGGCAGGTTTACGGCACAGTATCATTATGATGCGCTGGGCCGTCGTACGCGAAAAACCGTCACCACGCAGCGCGGCACGTCAGAGACCCGCTTCCTGTGGCAGGGCTGTCGCCTGCTACAGGAGCAGCAAAAAGATCGCTGCCGGACCTATGTTTATGACCCGAACGAAGCCTACAGCCCGCTGGCGCGTATCGATCATCTGAGGAATGACAGCCAGGGCGACATCTGCTGGTTCAGCACCGATCTGAACGGTGCCCCGATGGACGTCACGGATGAACAGGGCAACATCTGCTGGAGCGGCCAGTACGGCAGCTTCGGCGAGGTGCGGTATCAGAGCGACGGCTTCTCACGGCTGTTGCAGAACGGAACCCTGTACCATCAGCCGCTGCGCTATGCCGGACAGTACGCCGACAACGAGACGGGGCTGCATTATAATCTGTTCAGGTATTACGACCCGCAGGTGGGACGGTTCACGGTACAGGACCCGATTGGGCTGGCGGGTGGGCTGAATCTTTATCAGTATGCGCCGAATCCGCTGGGGTGGATTGATCCGTGGGGATGGAGTTTCCTTGAAATTATCGGTGATGCTGCCGACACTACAGGAAAAAAATACCAAGGGGCGGAAATTTACAGAGTATCTAGCAAAGTTAAAATTGAACAAGTAACCTTTAAAAAAGGCGATTATTTTTATTTAGACAATTTACACAAAGATCATTATGAAACCTTTTCATCATTAAATAGATCCAAAGGTGTGTTTAATTTGGATGGTTCTTACAATGAAAAGAAATCAATCAAAACCGAAAAAAGAAAAGGGCCCGGGTGCTAA
- a CDS encoding DUF3750 domain-containing protein codes for MIALKTVCLSLLCIILLSLVASIAQAVSQRDAKASEGWWSARRDSSGIAPDPVKFARLAIVQVYAAPTYGWKGAVAVHPWIIFKRAGETHYSRYEVISWGSGDKVRRNSNLADGYWYGSRPRLLVDRRGPEAEALIPQIKAAIASYPWPTTYHAWPGPNSNTFIAHIGREVPDLRLDLPANAVGKDYRPLYRPIGLPPSGRGLQISLLGVAGVTLGAEEGFELNVLGLNVGLDFTPLRLRLPFIGGVGSDNLQEQ; via the coding sequence ATGATCGCTCTCAAAACAGTTTGTCTGAGTTTGCTGTGTATTATTCTACTCTCTCTTGTTGCCAGCATCGCCCAGGCCGTCAGCCAGCGCGACGCAAAGGCCAGTGAGGGGTGGTGGTCTGCCCGCCGCGACTCGTCCGGCATCGCGCCCGATCCGGTTAAGTTTGCCCGACTGGCAATCGTTCAGGTCTATGCCGCCCCCACTTACGGCTGGAAAGGGGCGGTGGCCGTGCATCCGTGGATCATCTTCAAGCGTGCCGGAGAGACCCACTACAGCCGCTACGAGGTGATCAGCTGGGGCAGCGGCGACAAGGTGCGCCGTAACAGCAACCTCGCGGATGGCTACTGGTACGGATCCAGGCCGCGCCTGCTGGTGGATCGCCGGGGGCCGGAAGCCGAAGCACTGATCCCGCAGATTAAAGCGGCAATTGCCTCTTACCCATGGCCGACCACCTATCACGCGTGGCCAGGCCCCAACAGCAACACCTTCATTGCTCATATTGGACGAGAAGTGCCTGACCTGAGGCTCGATCTGCCTGCTAACGCAGTAGGGAAAGACTATCGTCCGCTCTATCGGCCCATCGGCTTGCCGCCGTCGGGGCGCGGCCTGCAAATCTCGCTGCTGGGCGTGGCCGGAGTGACTCTAGGGGCCGAGGAGGGGTTCGAGCTTAACGTTCTCGGGCTTAACGTCGGTCTCGACTTTACGCCTCTGCGTCTACGCCTGCCGTTTATCGGCGGCGTAGGGTCGGATAATTTGCAGGAGCAGTAA
- the cmoA gene encoding carboxy-S-adenosyl-L-methionine synthase CmoA encodes MGQDKVFAVEKSAEDFRFDSQVAGVFDNMVDRSVPFYQEIQRMVGELAAEYATEGSQLYDLGCATGTTLALLDGVLPQNIAFTGIDNSPDMLEKCRGKFAQLNSARETHFLCQDLKERVTLDNASVVAMILTLMFVRPLHRRKLLSSIYEGLNPGGALILVEKVVCDSPDLNRRFINYYYAMKRRHGYSELEIGQKREALENVLIPYSEGENRQMLTDTGFRSVEVFFRWYNFCAMVAIK; translated from the coding sequence ATGGGTCAGGATAAGGTTTTTGCTGTAGAGAAGAGTGCGGAAGATTTTCGCTTTGATAGCCAGGTTGCGGGCGTGTTTGACAACATGGTCGACCGCTCCGTGCCCTTCTATCAGGAAATTCAGCGCATGGTGGGCGAGCTGGCGGCAGAGTACGCTACCGAAGGGAGTCAGCTTTACGATCTGGGGTGCGCCACTGGCACCACCCTCGCCCTGCTGGACGGCGTGCTGCCGCAGAATATCGCCTTTACCGGCATCGACAACTCGCCGGATATGCTCGAGAAGTGCCGGGGCAAATTCGCCCAGCTAAACTCTGCACGTGAGACACATTTCCTTTGTCAGGATCTCAAAGAGAGGGTGACGTTAGATAACGCCTCGGTGGTGGCGATGATCCTGACGCTGATGTTTGTCCGCCCTCTGCACCGCCGAAAGCTCCTGTCATCTATCTACGAGGGGCTCAACCCCGGCGGCGCGCTGATTCTGGTAGAGAAAGTGGTCTGCGACTCACCGGATCTCAACAGACGCTTTATCAACTATTACTACGCTATGAAGCGTCGCCACGGCTACAGCGAGCTGGAGATCGGCCAGAAGCGCGAGGCGCTGGAGAACGTGCTGATCCCCTATAGCGAAGGCGAAAATCGGCAGATGCTCACCGACACCGGCTTTCGCAGCGTAGAGGTCTTCTTCCGCTGGTATAACTTCTGCGCAATGGTGGCAATAAAATGA
- a CDS encoding RHS repeat-associated core domain-containing protein yields the protein MQNETLDHQPLRYAGQYADSETGLHYNLFRYYDPQVGRFTVQNPIGLAGGLNLYHYAPNPLGWIDPLGLFGCGPKAQKHILHGDGPGRGGHMWPGQPGKTTFPQSWDSKKIIPEVDDIVNSPSTKWYAQKGTGGALTKAGKAANWVAWEVRDGVQIRVVFQPAKGRIVAAFPDSGPIPPLPGAK from the coding sequence TTGCAGAACGAAACCCTGGATCATCAGCCGCTGCGCTATGCCGGACAGTACGCCGACAGCGAAACGGGGCTGCACTATAATCTGTTCAGGTACTACGACCCGCAGGTCGGGCGATTCACGGTACAGAACCCGATTGGGCTGGCAGGTGGGCTCAATCTTTATCACTATGCGCCGAATCCACTGGGATGGATTGATCCTCTCGGATTATTTGGCTGTGGTCCAAAAGCACAAAAACATATCCTTCATGGCGATGGTCCTGGTAGAGGTGGTCATATGTGGCCGGGCCAGCCAGGTAAAACAACTTTCCCTCAATCTTGGGATTCGAAAAAAATCATTCCTGAAGTTGATGATATTGTTAATTCACCATCAACCAAATGGTATGCCCAAAAAGGAACTGGAGGCGCATTAACCAAAGCGGGAAAAGCAGCTAATTGGGTGGCATGGGAAGTCAGGGATGGAGTACAGATTAGGGTTGTTTTCCAACCAGCAAAAGGGAGAATAGTCGCCGCATTTCCTGACAGTGGGCCGATTCCACCTTTACCAGGAGCAAAATAA
- a CDS encoding DcrB-related protein, whose product MSELNSFSLLNEGQVTLPEGYQDRTVNIFTSFDKDAPSFTVSRDSLDPSEALSAYIDRQLAQMQQHLKQWQQSARCPATLGESVLLGEIVHGSYQRSGRQVWQQQAVFNPQRAHILVFTMTATVMLTEADSVLFHSLLKSFRPHA is encoded by the coding sequence ATGTCGGAACTCAATTCATTCAGTCTGCTCAATGAAGGTCAGGTAACGCTTCCTGAGGGTTATCAGGATCGTACCGTCAATATCTTTACGTCCTTTGATAAGGACGCCCCCTCATTCACCGTATCCCGCGATAGCCTCGATCCGAGCGAAGCCCTTTCTGCCTACATTGACCGCCAGCTTGCTCAGATGCAGCAGCACCTTAAACAGTGGCAGCAGAGCGCGCGCTGCCCTGCCACGCTGGGCGAGAGCGTGTTGCTCGGTGAGATTGTTCATGGCAGCTACCAGCGAAGCGGGAGGCAGGTCTGGCAGCAGCAGGCCGTGTTTAATCCGCAAAGAGCACACATCCTTGTGTTCACTATGACCGCAACGGTGATGCTGACAGAGGCGGACAGTGTCCTGTTCCACTCCTTGCTTAAAAGCTTTCGTCCCCACGCCTGA
- a CDS encoding MafI family immunity protein: MTTAVSIELKKFGEEFNGRLSKDDLNYALSYINFGEESLAFEILCDYICENNLSLTKNEYEHICSLNTLFNDFLERDVIMYLKALIK; the protein is encoded by the coding sequence ATGACTACTGCAGTTAGTATTGAGCTAAAGAAGTTTGGCGAAGAATTTAATGGCCGACTTTCAAAAGATGACTTGAATTATGCACTAAGTTATATTAATTTTGGAGAGGAATCATTAGCTTTTGAAATATTATGTGATTATATATGTGAAAATAACCTTTCTCTAACCAAGAATGAATATGAGCATATCTGTAGCCTCAATACCCTCTTTAATGATTTTTTAGAACGTGATGTTATTATGTATTTAAAAGCATTAATTAAATAG
- a CDS encoding DMT family transporter, which yields MNPQRQADLLLIMVTLIAACGWIFSREGISGMPVFAFLGLRFGCAALVLLPFCRGQRIAREQIVRVLISGGWMALTMCLWIYSVSTTPSIGEGAFIMSLSMLFVPLVAWGMMKVRPARAYWECLPLAFVGLGLLSLQFPISFHASQGWFLLTAVVQSISFCYTSRCAREVPLLPLTAVQLGMTGVVGLVLSGLTETWTQPFTATTAMWLLASILIATSLRFGLQLQGQKHAAVANAAIIMVLEPLLTVIAAAIWYGEKLPMQKIAGGILILVAQLWFRWRMVVRS from the coding sequence ATGAACCCCCAGCGGCAAGCCGATCTCCTCCTTATTATGGTCACCCTTATCGCCGCCTGCGGCTGGATTTTTTCCCGTGAGGGGATCTCTGGAATGCCGGTTTTTGCCTTTTTAGGGCTACGTTTTGGCTGTGCCGCTCTGGTTCTGCTGCCGTTCTGCCGAGGCCAGCGCATTGCGCGTGAACAGATCGTAAGAGTGCTTATCAGCGGGGGCTGGATGGCGCTGACTATGTGCCTGTGGATCTACTCTGTTTCAACCACTCCCTCGATCGGCGAAGGCGCATTTATCATGAGCCTGTCGATGCTGTTCGTGCCGCTGGTGGCATGGGGGATGATGAAGGTCCGGCCCGCGCGTGCCTACTGGGAGTGTCTGCCGCTGGCCTTTGTGGGACTGGGGCTGCTCAGCTTACAGTTCCCGATATCGTTTCACGCCAGCCAGGGGTGGTTTTTGTTGACTGCCGTGGTGCAGTCGATCTCGTTCTGCTACACCAGCCGCTGCGCCAGAGAAGTGCCGCTATTGCCGCTGACGGCGGTGCAGCTGGGCATGACGGGCGTAGTGGGTTTAGTGCTGTCAGGGCTGACAGAGACGTGGACTCAGCCGTTCACCGCGACCACCGCGATGTGGTTGCTTGCCAGCATCCTGATCGCCACCAGCCTGCGCTTTGGACTTCAGCTTCAGGGGCAGAAGCATGCCGCCGTCGCCAATGCGGCAATTATCATGGTTCTCGAGCCACTATTGACGGTAATTGCGGCGGCAATCTGGTACGGAGAGAAGCTGCCGATGCAGAAGATCGCCGGCGGGATACTGATCCTGGTGGCCCAGCTGTGGTTTAGATGGCGGATGGTAGTGCGGTCGTAA